In Moorella sp. Hama-1, a single genomic region encodes these proteins:
- a CDS encoding acyl-CoA dehydratase activase-related protein, giving the protein MKVKHWRLGVPRALFYYYYAPWWETFLENLGAEVVVSPPTSKEILDLGVGLAVAEACLPVKVYYGHAAWLAPRVEALFVPRLVSVEQKSFICPKLMGLPDMLRAAIKDCPPVIDPTVDLARRPEEGLRAAIRATARALGAGNREALKAAALAGTRYREWLAWQREGRLIWGSNIPSDCHVEQGATVAGNPCDCLLGQGLGPIANTGAPLTIGIVGHSYLLYDRYLGMDIPGKVARLGGRVVLPENIDPTLGEAACRQLPKRLYWTLGRKIMGTALHLMEKEEIAGLIHLTAFGCGPDSLVGDLAERYAHRLGKPFLLLTLDEHTGEAGVATRLEAFMDMLIRRRSA; this is encoded by the coding sequence GTGAAGGTTAAACATTGGCGACTGGGGGTGCCCCGTGCCCTCTTTTATTATTACTACGCCCCCTGGTGGGAGACCTTCCTGGAAAACCTTGGGGCGGAAGTAGTAGTTTCCCCACCGACCTCAAAGGAAATTTTAGATCTAGGAGTCGGCCTGGCCGTTGCCGAAGCCTGCCTGCCAGTAAAGGTCTATTATGGCCACGCCGCCTGGCTGGCGCCCCGGGTGGAAGCCCTCTTTGTACCCCGTCTGGTCAGCGTTGAACAGAAGAGTTTTATCTGTCCCAAACTTATGGGCCTACCCGATATGCTCCGGGCGGCAATTAAGGATTGCCCCCCGGTTATTGACCCTACCGTTGACCTGGCCCGGCGGCCGGAAGAGGGCCTGCGGGCGGCCATCCGGGCTACGGCCCGGGCCCTGGGTGCCGGGAACAGGGAGGCCTTGAAGGCCGCGGCGTTAGCCGGGACCAGGTACCGGGAATGGCTGGCATGGCAAAGGGAGGGAAGGCTGATCTGGGGTAGCAACATCCCCAGCGACTGTCATGTAGAACAGGGAGCTACCGTTGCCGGCAACCCCTGTGACTGCCTCCTGGGCCAGGGTTTAGGACCAATAGCAAATACCGGCGCGCCCCTGACTATAGGCATCGTCGGTCACAGCTACCTTCTCTATGACCGTTACCTGGGCATGGATATTCCCGGTAAGGTGGCCCGCCTGGGAGGACGGGTGGTCCTGCCGGAGAATATCGACCCCACGTTGGGGGAGGCGGCCTGCCGCCAGTTACCCAAACGCCTGTACTGGACCCTGGGCCGCAAGATTATGGGTACAGCCCTGCACCTGATGGAAAAGGAAGAAATCGCCGGTCTGATTCACCTGACAGCCTTTGGCTGCGGTCCGGACTCCCTGGTCGGTGACCTAGCCGAGCGTTATGCCCACCGCCTGGGCAAGCCCTTTTTATTATTAACCTTAGACGAGCATACCGGCGAGGCCGGGGTGGCGACCCGTCTGGAGGCCTTTATGGATATGCTCATCCGGAGGCGTTCCGCATGA